A region of Myxococcus stipitatus DSM 14675 DNA encodes the following proteins:
- a CDS encoding alpha,alpha-trehalose-phosphate synthase (UDP-forming), translating to MSHTVRIVMVLFAGLGILSWGALEWVSSTRRSAFIENSEQRHPPRREEWRQPRAELVAQRETLVRQSVVLAFGGLALCASAATWLLRRGTWRRWTQALREPPRGGVPVPEHRPVPRDPRPLVARLAPEREDEGDEGRWTPRRLKQTLRHSLEGENVVVVANREPYIHERSADGGIHVSHPASGLVTALEPVMRACSGVWVAHGSGSADRETADAHGRVRVPPEEESYLLRRVWLSREEEQGYYAGFANEGLWPLCHMAYARPTFRLEDWRHYQAVNQKFADAVCEEVDSEAPVILVQDYHFALVPRMIRERLPKATLITFWHIPWPNAEAFGICPWRNELLQGLLGSSIIGFHTPLHCNNFAEAVDRFLESRIDREQTAVVHQERTTLIRPYPISVEWPNRWVKDALTPEACRASVWKELGLGPDALLGIGVDRLDYTKGIEERLLAVERLLEGSPEFRGRFSFAQLAAPSRTTIERYRQLNDSVEKLAARINRRFGTETYQPIILMRAHHEPPDVFRYYRAADVCYVSSLHDGMNLVAKEFVAAREDEQGVLVLSQFTGAARELSEGLIVNPFDFEEASRALAAGLAMSREEQRVRMRAMRAVVSEFNVYRWAGQMVMDAARLRDRERLTERLTVHAVALR from the coding sequence ATGTCTCACACGGTCCGCATCGTCATGGTCTTGTTCGCAGGCCTTGGGATTCTCTCCTGGGGCGCGCTGGAGTGGGTCTCGAGCACCCGCCGCTCCGCGTTCATCGAGAACAGTGAACAGCGGCATCCCCCCAGACGAGAGGAGTGGCGCCAGCCTCGTGCGGAGCTGGTGGCGCAACGGGAGACCCTCGTCCGGCAATCCGTGGTGCTGGCGTTCGGTGGACTGGCGCTGTGCGCCTCGGCGGCCACGTGGTTGTTGAGGCGGGGCACGTGGCGCCGATGGACGCAGGCGCTTCGTGAGCCGCCTCGCGGCGGAGTCCCGGTGCCCGAGCACCGGCCCGTTCCACGGGACCCCCGGCCGCTGGTTGCTCGGCTCGCCCCGGAGCGAGAGGACGAGGGGGATGAGGGTCGGTGGACGCCGCGGCGCTTGAAGCAGACGCTGCGGCACTCCCTGGAGGGGGAGAACGTCGTCGTCGTCGCGAACCGGGAGCCGTACATCCACGAGCGGAGCGCTGATGGGGGCATCCACGTGTCACATCCCGCGAGTGGCCTGGTGACGGCGCTGGAGCCCGTGATGCGCGCGTGCTCGGGGGTCTGGGTCGCGCATGGAAGTGGTTCCGCCGACCGTGAGACGGCGGATGCGCATGGACGGGTGAGGGTTCCGCCCGAGGAGGAGTCCTATCTGCTCCGGCGCGTCTGGCTCTCACGCGAAGAAGAGCAGGGCTACTACGCGGGCTTCGCGAACGAGGGCCTCTGGCCCCTGTGCCACATGGCCTATGCGCGGCCCACGTTCCGCTTGGAGGACTGGCGGCACTACCAGGCGGTGAACCAGAAGTTCGCGGATGCGGTGTGCGAGGAAGTGGACTCGGAGGCGCCCGTCATCCTGGTGCAGGACTACCACTTCGCGCTGGTGCCCCGCATGATTCGCGAGCGGTTGCCCAAGGCGACCCTCATCACCTTCTGGCACATCCCGTGGCCGAACGCGGAGGCCTTCGGCATCTGCCCCTGGCGCAATGAATTGCTGCAAGGGCTCCTGGGCAGCAGCATCATCGGGTTCCATACACCGCTGCACTGCAACAACTTCGCGGAGGCCGTCGACCGCTTCCTGGAGTCGCGCATCGACCGGGAGCAGACCGCGGTGGTCCATCAGGAGCGCACGACGCTCATCCGGCCGTACCCCATCTCCGTGGAGTGGCCGAATCGCTGGGTGAAGGACGCGCTGACGCCCGAGGCGTGCCGTGCGAGCGTCTGGAAGGAGCTGGGCCTCGGGCCGGACGCGTTGCTGGGCATCGGCGTGGACCGGCTCGACTACACCAAGGGCATCGAGGAGCGCCTGCTGGCCGTGGAGCGGTTGCTCGAGGGTTCACCGGAGTTCCGGGGGCGCTTCTCGTTCGCGCAGCTGGCGGCACCGAGCCGGACGACCATCGAGCGATATCGCCAGCTCAATGACAGCGTCGAGAAGCTGGCCGCGAGAATCAATCGTCGGTTCGGGACGGAGACGTATCAACCCATCATCCTGATGCGCGCGCACCATGAGCCGCCGGATGTCTTCAGGTACTACCGCGCGGCGGACGTCTGCTACGTCAGCAGCCTGCATGACGGGATGAACCTGGTGGCGAAGGAGTTCGTCGCGGCGCGCGAGGACGAGCAGGGTGTCCTGGTGCTCAGCCAGTTCACGGGGGCGGCCCGAGAGCTGTCGGAGGGGTTGATCGTCAACCCGTTCGACTTCGAGGAGGCGAGCCGGGCCCTCGCCGCTGGACTGGCCATGTCGCGGGAGGAGCAGCGCGTCCGCATGCGCGCGATGCGCGCGGTGGTCAGCGAGTTCAACGTCTACCGCTGGGCGGGCCAGATGGTCATGGATGCCGCCCGGCTTCGAGACCGTGAGCGCCTCACGGAGCGGCTCACGGTCCATGCCGTGGCCCTGCGGTGA
- the hflC gene encoding protease modulator HflC: protein MKARIAGLSVFFAVLLTTAYSAVFVLGEAEQALLVRFGEIRGPTLTEPGIHWKWPFIDEVHRFDERLWTWAGDAEQISTLGREFILVKTSAHVRIENPRLFLESVHDERGAESRLNDILHSIVRNQVSGARIEELIRASDWKAPARVSEEWGTAASGPGSTPPVARGREDLEREVLKHAQPQISKYGMALMDVRIQRVNYIASVREQVENRMISERRSIAEKFRSEGRGRSEEILGEMERELQAIRSDASRKAEEVRGDADAHVTRLYGQAYGQNAEFFSFLKTLETYRETMGANTTLMIRADSDFYRYLESSGRSLGTKPAAKGPAAVVAR, encoded by the coding sequence GTGAAAGCCAGAATCGCAGGCCTGAGTGTCTTCTTCGCCGTCTTGCTGACCACCGCGTACTCCGCTGTCTTCGTCCTGGGCGAGGCGGAGCAAGCCCTCCTCGTCCGGTTCGGTGAAATCAGGGGGCCCACGCTCACCGAGCCTGGAATCCACTGGAAGTGGCCGTTCATCGACGAGGTGCACCGCTTCGACGAGCGGCTGTGGACCTGGGCGGGAGACGCCGAGCAGATCTCCACGCTGGGGCGGGAGTTCATCCTGGTCAAGACCAGCGCCCACGTGCGCATCGAGAACCCGCGCTTGTTCCTGGAGAGCGTGCACGACGAGCGCGGCGCCGAGAGCCGGCTCAATGACATCCTCCACTCCATCGTGCGCAACCAGGTCTCGGGGGCGCGGATTGAAGAGCTCATCCGCGCTTCGGACTGGAAGGCGCCCGCGCGTGTGAGCGAGGAGTGGGGCACCGCGGCGTCGGGCCCGGGCTCCACGCCTCCTGTCGCGAGGGGACGGGAGGACCTGGAGCGGGAGGTCCTGAAGCATGCCCAGCCCCAGATATCCAAGTACGGCATGGCGTTGATGGATGTCCGCATCCAGCGGGTCAACTACATCGCCAGCGTGCGGGAGCAGGTGGAGAACCGCATGATCTCCGAGCGACGCAGCATCGCCGAGAAGTTCCGCTCGGAGGGGCGTGGCCGCAGCGAGGAGATCCTCGGGGAGATGGAGCGGGAGCTCCAGGCGATTCGCTCGGATGCGTCGCGCAAGGCGGAGGAGGTTCGCGGTGACGCCGATGCACACGTGACGCGCCTCTATGGCCAGGCCTATGGCCAGAACGCGGAGTTCTTCAGCTTCCTCAAGACGCTGGAGACCTACCGCGAGACGATGGGCGCCAACACGACGCTCATGATTCGCGCGGACTCGGACTTCTATCGCTACCTGGAGTCCAGCGGCAGGTCGCTGGGGACGAAGCCCGCGGCGAAGGGGCCGGCGGCGGTCGTCGCGAGGTGA
- the hflK gene encoding FtsH protease activity modulator HflK, producing MIDESLIAKNDAQPPEASVLAINILVVVLILGGMAAQNLFYTAQPEERVVIKRFGAVIGLAGPGLHFKLPFGIDEVHKVATERVLKQEFGFRIEPGEEGEPSRVLTEGYQHEREMLTGDLNMIDVSWVVQYQIHDPVQYLHALREPEQTLRDSAEAVMRRRVGNSLASEVLTTGRADIALRARDELQGALDGYRSGIRVTAVELQAVVPPQRVRASFNEVNEARQERERMINEAITKKNQAIPQAIGEGKRTVAEAEAYAFERTRRAEGDVVRFQSILKEYLQAPDVTRKRLYLEVIRDVVPKAGKIIVVQEGESRPQSFLHLNEQGGSPK from the coding sequence GTGATCGATGAATCCCTCATCGCGAAGAATGATGCCCAGCCCCCCGAGGCCAGCGTCCTGGCCATCAACATCCTGGTCGTGGTGCTCATCCTGGGCGGCATGGCGGCCCAGAACCTGTTCTACACGGCGCAGCCCGAGGAGCGTGTCGTCATCAAGCGCTTCGGCGCGGTCATCGGCCTGGCCGGGCCGGGGCTTCACTTCAAGCTCCCGTTCGGCATCGACGAAGTCCACAAGGTGGCCACCGAGCGCGTCCTCAAGCAGGAGTTCGGCTTCCGCATCGAGCCGGGAGAGGAGGGCGAGCCCAGCCGCGTCCTCACGGAGGGCTACCAGCACGAGCGGGAGATGCTCACCGGGGACCTCAACATGATTGATGTGTCCTGGGTGGTGCAGTACCAGATTCATGACCCCGTCCAGTATCTCCATGCGCTGCGAGAGCCCGAGCAGACGTTGAGGGACAGCGCGGAGGCCGTCATGCGGCGGCGGGTGGGCAACAGCCTGGCCAGCGAGGTGCTGACCACGGGCCGCGCGGACATCGCCCTCCGGGCGCGCGACGAGCTCCAGGGCGCGCTGGATGGCTACCGCTCCGGCATCCGAGTCACCGCCGTGGAGCTGCAAGCCGTGGTGCCGCCCCAGCGCGTGCGCGCGTCCTTCAACGAGGTCAACGAAGCGCGCCAGGAGCGTGAGCGGATGATCAACGAGGCCATCACGAAGAAGAACCAGGCCATTCCCCAAGCGATAGGCGAGGGGAAGCGCACGGTCGCCGAGGCCGAGGCCTACGCGTTCGAGCGCACCCGCCGCGCGGAGGGCGACGTGGTCCGGTTCCAATCCATCCTCAAGGAGTACCTCCAGGCGCCGGACGTGACTCGCAAGCGCCTGTATCTGGAGGTCATCCGGGACGTGGTGCCCAAGGCGGGGAAGATCATCGTCGTCCAGGAAGGCGAGAGCCGCCCGCAGTCCTTCCTCCACTTGAACGAGCAGGGAGGCTCGCCGAAGTGA
- a CDS encoding MFS transporter, with protein sequence MTSLPASVREDPEGKNGLFLLCVGFFVFGLLGTVTGVTLPNLKQEFGVTNESAGVVFVYWSVGVLVGAFIGGKVFYLAQARTLFIATSLASLVCLLLLYREREFLTYKLLIFALSLSGSLFFTAGHATAARVGRDNKVSILSFMDFLFSLGSVSTPLLVNAFTSPGRWLGGGWRLVFLVAAGLLVVAMALATRLSAHAGAPPPERTSERSGAGYLSLLSDPLFLCFMFASLFLHATEWGHGVWFVTYASEVVGLPPAQAREAFSFFLIGMAASRLLGSWLIWNLKSSTLMALLISSATVAAISLLDYRSYHALCILNFMFGLGLGALFPLLLGLSMERAPAQSAMLSGIGLMAGTLGAKSISYVIGLLADQSSLAESYRSVSWTMVALLGVVLSFLSLHLHTQRAARAPEDPSPTSGDEPMDDLEEPTGPLFEFRFGLSGSVLQRVLSEGAPLDALRRLLLDWELRREFSGLFGRRRRLRREEAASFLRLVWEKYPEVRGLYPSPAELLGTVAPVLVRDVAPPSAQPLVDASLLTLPLGSGLSSPTEGLTRDR encoded by the coding sequence ATGACGTCGTTACCTGCTTCCGTGAGGGAGGACCCAGAGGGCAAGAATGGCCTCTTCCTCCTCTGCGTCGGATTCTTCGTCTTCGGTCTGCTGGGGACCGTGACCGGGGTCACCCTCCCCAATCTCAAACAGGAGTTCGGGGTCACCAACGAGAGCGCCGGTGTGGTCTTCGTCTACTGGTCGGTGGGCGTGCTCGTGGGGGCCTTCATCGGCGGGAAGGTGTTCTATCTCGCCCAGGCGAGGACCTTGTTCATCGCGACCTCGCTCGCCTCCCTGGTCTGCCTGTTGTTGCTCTACCGGGAGCGGGAGTTCCTCACCTACAAGCTCCTCATCTTCGCGCTCTCCCTGTCGGGGAGCCTGTTCTTCACCGCGGGACACGCGACCGCCGCCAGGGTGGGGCGGGACAACAAGGTGTCGATTCTCAGCTTCATGGACTTCCTCTTCAGCCTGGGGAGTGTGTCGACGCCGCTGTTGGTGAATGCCTTCACGAGCCCGGGGCGGTGGCTGGGCGGTGGCTGGCGGCTCGTCTTCCTGGTGGCGGCGGGCCTCCTGGTGGTCGCCATGGCGCTGGCGACGAGGCTCTCGGCGCACGCGGGGGCTCCACCACCGGAGAGGACCTCGGAGCGCTCCGGCGCGGGCTACCTGTCGCTGCTGTCCGACCCGCTCTTCCTGTGTTTCATGTTCGCGAGCCTGTTCCTGCATGCGACCGAGTGGGGCCACGGAGTCTGGTTCGTCACCTATGCCAGCGAGGTGGTCGGGCTTCCCCCCGCGCAAGCGCGAGAGGCCTTCAGCTTCTTCCTGATAGGGATGGCCGCTTCGCGACTGCTGGGCAGTTGGCTCATCTGGAACCTCAAGTCATCAACCTTGATGGCGCTGCTCATCTCCAGCGCGACGGTCGCAGCCATCTCCCTGCTGGACTACCGGAGCTACCACGCCCTGTGCATCCTGAACTTCATGTTCGGCCTGGGCCTGGGCGCGCTCTTCCCGCTGCTGCTCGGCCTGTCCATGGAACGTGCTCCCGCCCAGAGCGCGATGTTGTCCGGCATTGGCCTCATGGCGGGGACGCTCGGCGCGAAGAGCATCTCCTATGTCATCGGACTCCTGGCGGACCAGTCCTCGCTCGCCGAGTCCTATCGCTCCGTCTCCTGGACCATGGTCGCGCTGCTGGGGGTGGTGTTGTCCTTCCTGTCACTCCACCTCCACACGCAGCGGGCCGCACGCGCCCCGGAGGACCCCTCGCCGACGTCAGGGGACGAGCCGATGGATGACCTCGAGGAGCCGACGGGCCCCTTGTTCGAGTTCCGCTTCGGGCTGTCGGGCTCGGTGCTCCAGCGCGTCCTCTCGGAAGGTGCACCGCTCGATGCCCTCCGCCGTCTCCTCTTGGACTGGGAGCTGCGAAGGGAGTTCTCGGGGCTGTTCGGGCGCAGACGCCGCCTGCGGCGCGAAGAGGCGGCGAGCTTCCTTCGCCTCGTCTGGGAGAAGTACCCGGAGGTGAGGGGGCTCTATCCAAGCCCGGCGGAGCTCCTCGGCACGGTGGCGCCTGTCCTCGTGCGGGACGTGGCTCCCCCGAGCGCGCAGCCCCTGGTGGATGCCTCCCTCCTGACCTTGCCTCTGGGCAGCGGTCTTTCTTCTCCAACGGAAGGACTCACGCGTGATCGATGA
- a CDS encoding DUF1993 domain-containing protein has product MSITLYEASVPALNRMLRSLGHLLQQGALHAQREGLRPGALLEKRLAPDMFPLARQVEIVVSGAKGCGARLSGRLAPEDTSWELAVFNRGDTASFGPLPTSFEQLQGLVEEALVQLRSLSPGEIAAGPTSISVAKRGEVRHFETHSFVLDYVLPNLYFHVTVVYALLRAAGVPLGKKDFEGAPAYRLQVTPLRQD; this is encoded by the coding sequence ATGAGCATCACCCTCTATGAAGCCAGTGTGCCGGCCTTGAACCGGATGCTGCGGAGCCTGGGACATCTCCTCCAGCAGGGCGCCCTCCACGCACAGCGGGAAGGGCTTCGTCCGGGGGCCTTGCTCGAAAAACGCCTGGCCCCGGACATGTTTCCGCTCGCGCGTCAGGTGGAGATCGTGGTGTCGGGGGCGAAGGGATGTGGGGCGCGCCTGTCCGGGCGTCTGGCGCCGGAGGACACGTCCTGGGAGCTCGCGGTGTTCAACCGGGGGGACACCGCCTCCTTCGGTCCGCTCCCCACGTCCTTCGAGCAGCTCCAGGGGCTGGTGGAAGAGGCCCTGGTCCAGCTGCGGTCCCTCTCTCCTGGTGAGATAGCCGCCGGCCCCACCTCCATCTCCGTCGCGAAGCGAGGCGAGGTGCGCCATTTTGAAACACATTCCTTCGTGCTCGACTATGTCCTCCCCAATCTCTACTTCCATGTCACCGTGGTGTATGCGCTGTTGAGGGCCGCCGGAGTCCCGCTCGGGAAGAAAGACTTCGAGGGGGCGCCTGCCTATCGCCTTCAAGTCACCCCTCTGAGACAGGACTGA
- a CDS encoding sterol desaturase family protein, translating into MKGRLWDSDISLKRSGPQALVLFLLAAAALVAELSYHHNGLGLLDAWRAERVVIFYNVEELVLSQVGSSLAFWVVVAAIFRIVFGMLVGVADMVLYKRITGRPFDWEAMINSSVVNLVFLTTGLFTFMNPAVQDLLRHYVRLVQSVPTLVNLNGALALVVACFIADFCYYWSHRWAHKIRLFWNLGHINHHRSRNLSQLTQVVDPQTSVLDVAGGRAFVMLLLPLVTKLFSLDIRGAGWMLVVLLILDAWTNPSHSVVLYQAEMRFKVLRLFRSVLVTPAVHFTHHSREQAHNISDGSNFGARLTLWDRLFGTYVEPPPYIPDAGLFGDDADYCRNPLRFIFQPYVRMFEELRINSLRCWPAILLGPASYSPPVPARSKY; encoded by the coding sequence TTGAAGGGCAGATTGTGGGACAGCGACATCTCCCTGAAGAGGTCGGGTCCGCAAGCGCTGGTGCTCTTCCTGCTCGCCGCCGCCGCGTTGGTGGCGGAGCTGTCCTATCACCACAATGGTCTGGGGCTGCTGGATGCGTGGCGCGCCGAGCGCGTGGTGATCTTCTACAACGTCGAGGAATTGGTCCTCTCCCAGGTCGGGTCCTCACTGGCGTTCTGGGTCGTCGTCGCGGCCATCTTCCGCATCGTGTTCGGGATGCTGGTCGGCGTCGCCGACATGGTGCTCTACAAGCGAATCACCGGCCGCCCCTTCGACTGGGAGGCGATGATCAACAGCTCCGTGGTCAACCTGGTGTTCCTGACCACGGGGCTCTTCACCTTCATGAATCCAGCCGTCCAGGACCTGCTGCGGCACTATGTGCGCCTGGTCCAGTCCGTCCCGACGCTCGTGAACTTGAACGGAGCCCTCGCGCTCGTCGTCGCGTGCTTCATCGCTGACTTCTGCTACTACTGGTCACACCGGTGGGCTCACAAGATCCGGCTCTTCTGGAACCTCGGCCACATCAACCACCACCGTTCCCGAAACCTGTCGCAGCTCACCCAGGTCGTCGACCCGCAGACGTCCGTCCTGGATGTGGCCGGGGGGCGGGCCTTCGTCATGCTGCTGCTTCCCCTCGTGACGAAGCTCTTCTCGCTCGACATCCGGGGCGCCGGGTGGATGCTCGTCGTCCTGTTGATTCTCGATGCCTGGACCAACCCGTCGCACTCGGTGGTCCTCTACCAGGCGGAGATGCGGTTCAAGGTGCTGCGGCTGTTCCGGTCCGTCCTGGTGACACCCGCTGTCCACTTCACACACCACTCGCGAGAGCAGGCTCACAACATCTCGGATGGGAGCAACTTCGGGGCGCGGCTGACGCTGTGGGACCGGCTGTTCGGGACCTATGTCGAACCACCCCCCTACATCCCCGACGCGGGCCTGTTTGGCGACGACGCGGACTACTGCCGCAATCCGCTGCGGTTCATCTTCCAGCCCTACGTCCGGATGTTCGAGGAGCTGCGCATCAACAGCCTCCGGTGTTGGCCGGCGATCCTGTTGGGTCCCGCGTCCTACTCGCCGCCCGTGCCCGCTCGCAGCAAGTACTGA